One genomic region from Actinocatenispora thailandica encodes:
- a CDS encoding ArsR/SmtB family transcription factor, giving the protein MRSELAFSADDLARTRFAVSPMWEVVASYRLLASPAPHPLHQPWLEQVRPRVAAAGLRSGWLAALIPADGYLPDFLTPLPDDPAPTLAAELAAIRATPDGEVHADLDLLASTDPRVRTLRADPPTRLAQLADEIATYWDLALGPYWAKIRALLDADVFHRARQVAERGTGALFNSLHTTLRWDNNTLQLVRRQCALNRDQMGPGLVLVPSAFLDRVLTWSRPPQPPQLAYPARGAATLWEHRPVPHHAAIATVLGRSRARLLTELETPASTSDLAHRTGISAAGVSQHLTALRDAGIVSTHRVGRSVLYARTAVAESLLAGTG; this is encoded by the coding sequence ATGCGATCCGAACTGGCGTTCTCGGCCGACGACCTGGCGCGCACCCGGTTCGCGGTCTCCCCGATGTGGGAGGTCGTCGCGAGCTACCGGCTGCTCGCCTCACCGGCACCGCACCCGCTGCACCAGCCCTGGCTGGAGCAGGTACGGCCGCGGGTGGCCGCCGCCGGCCTGCGCTCCGGGTGGCTCGCCGCGCTGATCCCGGCCGACGGGTACCTGCCCGACTTCCTCACCCCGCTGCCCGACGACCCGGCGCCCACCCTGGCCGCCGAACTCGCCGCGATCCGGGCCACCCCGGACGGCGAGGTGCACGCCGACCTCGACCTGCTCGCCAGCACCGACCCGCGGGTCCGCACCCTGCGGGCGGACCCGCCGACCCGGCTGGCCCAGCTCGCCGACGAGATCGCCACCTACTGGGACCTCGCCCTCGGGCCGTACTGGGCGAAGATCCGGGCGCTGCTCGACGCGGACGTGTTCCACCGGGCTCGGCAGGTCGCCGAGCGCGGCACCGGCGCGCTGTTCAACTCCCTGCACACGACCCTGCGCTGGGACAACAACACGCTGCAGCTGGTACGCCGGCAGTGCGCACTGAACCGGGACCAGATGGGTCCCGGGCTGGTACTGGTGCCCTCGGCGTTCCTCGACCGGGTACTGACCTGGTCGCGCCCGCCGCAGCCGCCGCAACTGGCCTACCCGGCACGCGGTGCGGCGACGCTGTGGGAGCACCGGCCCGTCCCGCACCACGCGGCGATCGCCACGGTGCTCGGCCGGTCCCGGGCCCGGCTGCTGACCGAACTGGAGACACCGGCCTCCACCAGCGACCTGGCCCACCGGACCGGGATCTCGGCGGCCGGCGTCTCGCAGCACCTCACCGCGCTGCGCGACGCCGGCATCGTCAGTACCCACCGGGTCGGCCGGTCGGTGCTCTACGCCCGTACCGCGGTCGCCGAGTCGCTGCTGGCCGGCACCGGCTGA
- a CDS encoding DsbA family protein: protein MWFDPACPWAWLASRWLLQVEQVRPVRIRFRVMSLAVLNEDKDIPDGYRTMLANTWGAVRVCIAAEQAHGTEVLRDLYTALGTRIHVKKQEKDRQLLLDALDDAGLPADLADAAETDEYDTRLRESHHEGMDPVGYDVGTPVIHVPGADGEQIAFFGPVISPAPKGEAAGRLWDGVLAVAGTDGFFEIKRTRTREPIFD, encoded by the coding sequence ATGTGGTTCGACCCGGCCTGCCCGTGGGCCTGGCTGGCGTCCCGATGGCTGCTGCAGGTCGAACAGGTCCGCCCGGTCCGGATCCGGTTCCGTGTGATGAGTCTCGCGGTGCTGAACGAGGACAAGGACATTCCGGACGGATACCGCACCATGCTCGCCAACACGTGGGGCGCGGTGCGGGTCTGCATCGCCGCCGAGCAGGCCCACGGCACCGAGGTGCTGCGCGACCTGTACACCGCGCTCGGTACCCGGATCCACGTGAAGAAGCAGGAGAAGGACCGTCAGCTGCTGCTCGACGCGCTGGACGACGCCGGCCTGCCGGCCGACCTCGCCGACGCGGCCGAGACCGACGAGTACGACACGCGGCTGCGGGAGAGCCACCACGAGGGGATGGACCCGGTCGGCTACGACGTCGGCACCCCGGTGATCCACGTGCCCGGCGCCGACGGCGAGCAGATCGCGTTCTTCGGCCCGGTGATCAGCCCGGCGCCCAAGGGCGAGGCCGCCGGCCGGCTCTGGGACGGCGTGCTCGCCGTCGCCGGTACCGACGGGTTCTTCGAGATCAAGCGGACCCGCACCCGCGAGCCGATCTTCGACTGA
- a CDS encoding MFS transporter, with product MVPAQVSLDDPVVLTTFSGLPRTAWVLFAGTVVNRLGYVVTPFLVFFLGARGIDTAQIPYVLTALGVGNLVGPALGGLLADRLGRRGTILGGLVGTAAAQGCLFAAPNVALLALAAALLSLAGSMVGPAAGALLADSVPVARRRAAFALSHWAVNIGTAVAGLLGGYLAAHGYWLLFAVDAASSLAFAGIAVALLPAGRFVAPTGTTSGRGYGVVLRDPLLRTLLPLFGVGLLIYSLTEVCLPLAIRDDGLSTGTYGAMAALNAVLVVLLQPVAARVFARFHQVRVYVAASVLVAVGVGGTGLVHHPWSYAVTVVVWSLGEAMASGIADSIVAGLAPADARGRYQGSFGWVWGLGRFGALSAATAVYAVAGPAVVWWFALCGGLVTAVGVLALGPAIARRTAELDRAAAAVPAPVPA from the coding sequence ATGGTGCCGGCGCAGGTGTCGCTGGACGATCCGGTCGTGCTCACCACGTTCAGCGGCCTGCCCCGCACCGCCTGGGTCCTGTTCGCCGGGACCGTCGTCAACCGGCTCGGCTACGTCGTCACCCCGTTCCTGGTCTTCTTCCTCGGCGCCCGCGGCATCGACACCGCGCAGATCCCGTACGTGCTCACCGCGCTCGGCGTCGGGAACCTGGTCGGGCCCGCACTCGGCGGGCTGCTCGCGGACCGGCTCGGCCGGCGCGGCACCATCCTCGGCGGCCTGGTCGGTACCGCCGCCGCGCAGGGCTGCCTGTTCGCCGCGCCGAACGTGGCGCTGCTCGCGCTCGCCGCCGCGCTGCTCAGCCTGGCCGGATCGATGGTCGGCCCGGCGGCGGGCGCCCTGCTCGCCGACTCGGTGCCGGTCGCGCGGCGCCGCGCGGCCTTCGCGCTGTCGCACTGGGCGGTCAACATCGGCACCGCCGTCGCCGGCCTGCTCGGCGGCTACCTCGCCGCGCACGGGTACTGGCTGCTGTTCGCGGTGGATGCGGCCAGCTCGCTGGCGTTCGCCGGGATCGCGGTCGCGTTGCTGCCGGCCGGCCGGTTCGTCGCCCCGACCGGCACCACCTCCGGTCGCGGCTACGGGGTGGTGCTGCGCGATCCGCTGCTGCGCACGCTGCTGCCGCTGTTCGGCGTCGGGCTGCTGATCTACTCGCTGACCGAGGTGTGCCTGCCGCTCGCGATCCGCGACGACGGCCTGTCCACCGGCACCTACGGCGCGATGGCGGCGCTCAACGCGGTACTCGTGGTGTTGCTGCAGCCGGTCGCCGCCCGGGTGTTCGCCCGGTTCCACCAGGTCCGGGTGTACGTGGCGGCCTCGGTACTGGTCGCCGTCGGGGTCGGCGGTACCGGCCTGGTGCACCACCCGTGGTCGTACGCGGTGACCGTGGTGGTCTGGTCGCTCGGCGAGGCGATGGCGAGCGGGATCGCCGACTCGATCGTGGCCGGGCTGGCGCCGGCCGATGCGCGCGGCCGGTACCAGGGCAGCTTCGGTTGGGTGTGGGGCCTGGGCCGGTTCGGTGCGCTGTCCGCGGCGACCGCCGTGTACGCGGTGGCCGGCCCGGCGGTGGTCTGGTGGTTCGCCCTCTGCGGCGGGCTGGTCACCGCGGTCGGGGTGCTCGCGCTCGGCCCGGCGATCGCCCGCCGCACGGCCGAACTCGACCGCGCCGCCGCGGCCGTCCCGGCCCCGGTCCCGGCCTGA
- a CDS encoding ABC transporter ATP-binding protein, producing MTAPTVPPLLRGHDLHRTFGATPALAGASIAIRPAEIVAVMGPSGSGKSTLLHCLAGILRPDSGEVRYGEVDVAAASDRARSALRRTEFGFVFQFGQLVPELTCVENVALPLRLAGARRRAAERTALDWLRRLDVAEMAGKRSGEVSGGQGQRVAVARALVTEPRVLFADEPTGALDSYHGEQVMRLLTDAARQSGASVVLVTHEPRVAAYADREVIVRDGRTRDVELVG from the coding sequence ATGACCGCACCCACCGTGCCGCCGCTGCTGCGCGGGCACGACCTGCACCGTACGTTCGGGGCGACACCGGCGCTCGCCGGCGCGAGCATCGCGATCCGCCCCGCCGAGATCGTCGCCGTGATGGGTCCCTCCGGGTCCGGCAAGTCGACGCTGCTGCACTGCCTCGCCGGCATCCTGCGCCCGGACAGCGGCGAGGTCCGGTACGGCGAGGTCGACGTCGCCGCCGCCTCCGACCGGGCCCGCAGCGCGTTGCGGCGCACCGAGTTCGGGTTCGTGTTCCAGTTCGGCCAGCTGGTGCCGGAGCTGACCTGCGTGGAGAACGTGGCGCTGCCGTTGCGGCTGGCCGGCGCCCGCCGCCGGGCGGCGGAACGAACCGCGCTCGACTGGCTGCGGCGGCTCGACGTGGCGGAGATGGCCGGCAAGCGGTCCGGCGAGGTGTCCGGCGGGCAGGGCCAGCGGGTCGCGGTGGCGCGCGCGCTGGTCACCGAGCCGCGGGTGCTGTTCGCCGACGAACCGACCGGCGCCCTCGACTCGTACCACGGCGAGCAGGTGATGCGGCTGCTGACCGACGCCGCCCGGCAGAGCGGCGCATCCGTCGTGCTGGTCACGCACGAGCCGCGGGTCGCCGCGTACGCCGACCGCGAGGTCATCGTGCGCGACGGCCGCACCCGGGACGTGGAGCTCGTCGGATGA
- a CDS encoding SDR family oxidoreductase: MTNPEHTSVLITGANKGLGLETARRLGGLGWTVFLGSRDVGRGEAAIERLAEDGVRAVLVPLDVTSDESVAGAARLVGERTDRLDVLVNNAGTPGHGVHPAEVTIDELHAVYDTNVYGTVRVTNAFLPLLRAADHPRVVNISSGAGSFAVITDPEQPAAAFHEMAYSSSKVAVNMITVQYAKALPEIKFNVATPGEIANKKFAATDMNGHTGALTVTEGTDSYVRLATLDADGPTGIFVDRLGPAPW, from the coding sequence ATGACGAACCCAGAACACACTTCGGTACTGATCACCGGCGCGAACAAGGGACTCGGCCTGGAGACGGCGCGCCGCCTCGGCGGGCTGGGCTGGACGGTCTTCCTCGGCTCGCGCGACGTCGGGCGCGGGGAGGCGGCGATCGAGCGGCTCGCCGAGGACGGCGTGCGGGCCGTGCTCGTCCCGCTCGACGTCACCTCGGACGAGTCGGTGGCGGGCGCGGCACGGCTGGTCGGCGAGCGCACCGACCGGCTGGACGTGCTGGTCAACAACGCCGGCACGCCGGGCCACGGGGTGCACCCGGCGGAGGTCACCATCGACGAGCTGCACGCCGTCTACGACACGAACGTGTACGGCACGGTGCGCGTCACGAACGCGTTCCTGCCGCTGCTGCGCGCCGCGGACCACCCGCGGGTGGTGAACATCAGCAGCGGCGCCGGCTCGTTCGCGGTGATCACCGACCCGGAGCAGCCGGCGGCGGCGTTCCACGAGATGGCGTACAGCTCGTCCAAGGTGGCGGTGAACATGATCACCGTCCAGTACGCCAAGGCGCTGCCGGAGATCAAGTTCAACGTCGCCACGCCGGGAGAGATCGCCAACAAGAAGTTCGCGGCGACCGACATGAACGGGCACACCGGTGCGCTCACGGTCACCGAGGGCACCGACTCGTACGTCCGGCTCGCGACGCTCGACGCGGACGGCCCGACCGGGATCTTCGTCGACCGCCTCGGTCCGGCCCCGTGGTGA
- a CDS encoding DUF1015 family protein, with protein sequence MQSPAHPIGRAWISAGGTGAQNYDEFADDREITEIVRANPASALAVEMPHRTPEAVAAGQSFTDSLPAAAARFAALREQGRYRAAEQVVGLYRITEPDAAGGAVSYGVFCLVDTDQISTSADEPGLVIRNEDVFVAKVKERVALADAIGHLLSPILLLQTGSGAELQALLVELTGRLGAPDVTDTDPQGRSHQVWALRPGADQDRVLAAAGGGELIVADGNHRSLAAQVGGLPRFLAVVTTPESVHIQPYHRLVRDVPDVAGLPDRLRAAGAEVAPLPGPAEVPPPGTVHLHTAAGSYAVRLPVPAGAGVVDRLDYSAVESVLVREVLDLDPADKRISYVGGDYPASWLRGEVDAGRADLAVLIAPVSVADFVAVNLDRARMPRKSTWFTPKARAGLLAAELPSA encoded by the coding sequence ATGCAGTCGCCGGCGCACCCGATCGGTCGGGCCTGGATATCCGCCGGGGGCACCGGCGCGCAGAACTACGACGAGTTCGCCGACGACCGGGAGATCACCGAGATCGTGCGGGCCAACCCGGCCAGCGCGCTCGCCGTCGAGATGCCGCACCGGACCCCGGAGGCGGTCGCCGCGGGCCAGTCGTTCACCGACTCGCTGCCGGCCGCCGCGGCCCGGTTCGCCGCGCTGCGCGAGCAGGGCCGGTACCGGGCCGCCGAACAGGTCGTCGGGCTGTACCGGATCACCGAACCGGACGCCGCCGGGGGTGCCGTCAGCTACGGGGTGTTCTGCCTGGTCGACACCGATCAGATCTCCACCAGTGCGGACGAGCCCGGCTTGGTGATCCGCAACGAGGACGTGTTCGTCGCCAAGGTGAAGGAGCGGGTCGCGCTGGCCGACGCGATCGGTCACCTGCTCAGCCCGATCCTGCTGCTGCAGACCGGTTCCGGCGCAGAACTGCAGGCGCTGCTGGTCGAACTGACCGGCCGGCTCGGCGCCCCGGACGTCACCGACACCGACCCGCAGGGCCGCAGCCACCAGGTGTGGGCGCTTCGCCCCGGCGCCGACCAGGACCGGGTGCTGGCCGCCGCCGGGGGCGGTGAGCTGATCGTCGCGGACGGCAACCACCGCAGCCTGGCCGCGCAGGTCGGCGGGCTGCCCCGGTTCCTCGCGGTGGTCACCACCCCGGAGTCGGTGCACATCCAGCCGTACCACCGGCTGGTGCGCGACGTGCCGGACGTGGCGGGGCTGCCGGACCGGCTGCGCGCCGCCGGTGCCGAGGTCGCGCCGCTGCCCGGGCCGGCCGAGGTACCGCCGCCCGGCACCGTGCACCTGCACACCGCCGCCGGCTCGTACGCGGTGCGGCTGCCGGTGCCGGCCGGCGCCGGCGTGGTGGACCGGCTGGACTACAGCGCCGTCGAGTCGGTGCTGGTCCGCGAGGTGCTCGACCTCGACCCGGCCGACAAGCGGATCAGCTACGTCGGCGGCGACTACCCGGCGAGCTGGCTGCGCGGCGAGGTGGACGCCGGCCGCGCCGACCTCGCCGTGCTGATCGCGCCGGTCAGCGTGGCCGACTTCGTGGCGGTCAACCTGGACCGGGCCAGGATGCCGCGCAAGTCCACCTGGTTCACGCCGAAGGCCCGCGCCGGCCTGCTCGCCGCCGAGCTGCCCTCCGCCTGA
- a CDS encoding FtsX-like permease family protein — MRRLVRDLALGSRLVLGGGPTAWLRLTLTAVGVGLGVALLLLATAAPTILAGHRQRSDARDVVYSDGPATARTLLVHQASDVYRGHPVYGMLVQPDGADPSVPPGLSRLPGPGEMVVSPALRRLLAGPDGAELRSRYRSRVVGTIGDAGLSGPREYAFYLGSDRLTGRGERIARFGSEHRSQPLDPTLMLLTVVGITVLLVPVTVFIATAVRFGSAARDRQQAALRLVGADRAMTRRIASAEALLGALAGLVVGAVLFAAGRQLVEFVTFDGVSIFGSDIRPQPVLAALVAVALPVAAVAITLITLRRVVAEPLGVVRHAAGRRRRVWWRLVLAVLGLALLAVAGLGPARTSGLQLQFVGAGVLVLLAGAAVLLPWLVEFVVRRLRAGGVSRQLAVRRLQLDGGTAARAVTGITVAVAGAIALQTLFAGVSHGYVHSTGQDPSRMQVVIEGTVPMTGAERAGLATKLRHTDGVRQVRAYGSVALASTDDPQLYWQAVVADCTTLRVFAALDDCTDGDAFGVRDTEIRAPRPGEPVQLADSGHGARLHLPAELRTVRARTDPTGSTRAGVLLTPAAARRLPVFGGRLPTAGFVATDPAVRYAYDHVVTTTIRVDPTASVFSLNATTVDTRFGTVQRGLLLGATAVLLVIGASLLTTVLEQLRSRRGPLAVLSAFGARRSTLTISVLWQTAIPMFLGLLLAVATGLVLGAVLLHLSHASIWFDATGILGLTGAAAAVVTLVTLLSVPALWRMMRPEAMRTE; from the coding sequence ATGAGGCGGCTGGTACGCGACCTGGCGCTGGGCAGCCGGCTGGTCCTCGGCGGCGGCCCGACGGCCTGGCTGCGGCTGACGTTGACCGCGGTCGGTGTCGGGCTCGGCGTCGCCCTGCTGCTGCTCGCGACCGCGGCGCCGACCATCCTGGCCGGGCACCGGCAGCGCAGCGACGCCCGGGACGTCGTCTACTCCGACGGCCCGGCGACCGCGCGCACCCTACTGGTCCACCAGGCCTCGGACGTCTACCGGGGCCACCCGGTCTACGGCATGCTGGTCCAACCGGACGGCGCCGACCCGTCGGTACCGCCGGGGCTGTCCCGGCTGCCGGGGCCGGGCGAGATGGTGGTGTCGCCGGCGCTGCGCCGGTTGCTCGCCGGCCCGGACGGCGCCGAACTGCGCAGCCGGTACCGATCCCGGGTGGTCGGCACGATCGGCGACGCGGGCCTGTCCGGCCCCCGGGAGTACGCGTTCTACCTGGGCAGCGACCGGCTGACCGGCCGGGGCGAGCGGATCGCCCGGTTCGGTTCCGAGCATCGGTCCCAGCCGCTGGATCCGACCCTGATGCTGCTCACCGTCGTCGGCATCACGGTGCTGCTGGTGCCGGTCACGGTCTTCATCGCGACCGCGGTGCGGTTCGGGTCCGCGGCCCGGGACCGGCAACAGGCGGCGCTGCGCCTGGTCGGCGCGGACCGCGCGATGACCCGGCGGATCGCGTCGGCCGAGGCGCTGCTCGGCGCGCTGGCCGGCCTGGTCGTCGGCGCGGTGCTGTTCGCCGCCGGCCGGCAGCTGGTCGAGTTCGTCACCTTCGACGGGGTCAGCATCTTCGGCTCCGACATCCGCCCCCAGCCGGTACTGGCCGCGCTGGTCGCGGTGGCACTGCCGGTGGCGGCGGTCGCGATCACGCTGATCACCCTGCGCCGGGTGGTGGCCGAACCGCTCGGCGTCGTGCGGCACGCCGCCGGCCGGCGCCGGCGGGTCTGGTGGCGGCTGGTCCTCGCGGTGCTGGGGCTCGCGTTGCTGGCGGTCGCCGGCCTCGGCCCGGCCCGTACCAGCGGCCTGCAGTTGCAGTTCGTCGGGGCGGGCGTGCTGGTACTGCTGGCCGGCGCCGCGGTGCTGCTGCCGTGGTTGGTCGAGTTCGTGGTGCGGCGGTTGCGTGCCGGCGGGGTGTCCCGCCAGCTCGCCGTGCGGCGGCTGCAGCTCGACGGCGGTACCGCGGCGCGCGCCGTCACCGGCATCACGGTCGCGGTGGCCGGCGCGATCGCGCTGCAGACCCTGTTCGCCGGGGTCAGCCACGGCTACGTGCACTCCACCGGGCAGGATCCGAGCCGGATGCAGGTGGTGATCGAAGGCACCGTACCGATGACCGGGGCCGAGCGGGCCGGGCTGGCCACGAAGCTGCGGCACACCGACGGCGTGCGCCAGGTCCGGGCGTACGGCTCCGTTGCCCTCGCCTCGACCGACGACCCGCAGCTGTACTGGCAGGCGGTGGTCGCCGACTGCACCACGTTGCGGGTGTTCGCCGCGCTCGACGACTGCACCGACGGCGACGCGTTCGGGGTCCGAGACACCGAAATCCGGGCACCGCGCCCCGGCGAGCCGGTCCAGCTCGCCGACTCCGGGCACGGCGCCCGGCTGCACCTGCCGGCGGAGCTGCGTACCGTCCGGGCGCGGACCGATCCGACCGGCTCCACCCGTGCCGGGGTGCTGCTCACTCCCGCCGCGGCACGCCGGCTGCCGGTGTTCGGCGGGCGACTGCCGACCGCCGGCTTCGTGGCCACCGACCCGGCCGTGCGGTACGCGTACGACCACGTGGTGACCACGACGATCCGGGTCGACCCGACCGCGTCGGTGTTCTCGTTGAACGCCACCACGGTCGACACCCGGTTCGGCACGGTGCAGCGCGGGCTGCTGCTCGGCGCCACCGCGGTTCTGCTGGTTATCGGTGCGAGCCTGCTGACCACGGTGCTGGAGCAGCTGCGGTCCCGGCGCGGGCCGCTGGCGGTGCTCAGCGCGTTCGGTGCCCGGCGCAGCACGCTGACGATCTCGGTGCTGTGGCAGACCGCCATCCCGATGTTCCTCGGCCTGCTGCTCGCGGTGGCGACCGGCCTGGTGCTCGGCGCCGTACTGCTGCACCTGTCGCACGCCTCGATCTGGTTCGACGCGACCGGCATCCTGGGCCTGACCGGCGCCGCCGCCGCGGTGGTCACCCTGGTCACCCTGCTCAGCGTGCCGGCACTGTGGCGGATGATGCGCCCGGAGGCGATGCGTACCGAGTAG
- a CDS encoding RNA polymerase sigma-70 factor, with protein MAEVGEFEDLRPLLFSIAYRILGSVAEAEDAVQETWLRFAASTTRADSTKAYLSATVTRISIDVLRSARVRRERYLGPWFPEPLLADPYQDPERAAELADSVSTATLVLLERLSPLERAVFVLREVFAFDFAQIAAAVERSEAACRQLAVRARRHVDAGRPRFTAEPGMRARLATGFVDALRNGDVDGLRALLAADATMVTDGGGRAPQLSHPAVGADGTAKLLASVFPAMFRIGVTAAPRELNGEAGAIFSDRAGRVLCTMTLDVREGRVHAVRFLINPDKLGHLGPVADAWALDREVRQERRAGR; from the coding sequence GTGGCCGAGGTCGGCGAGTTCGAGGATCTGCGACCGCTGCTGTTCTCCATCGCCTACCGGATCCTCGGCAGCGTGGCCGAGGCCGAGGACGCGGTGCAGGAGACCTGGTTGCGCTTCGCGGCCTCGACGACGCGGGCCGACTCCACCAAGGCGTACCTGTCGGCCACCGTCACCCGGATCTCGATCGACGTGCTGCGCTCGGCCCGGGTGCGCCGGGAGCGGTACCTCGGGCCGTGGTTCCCCGAGCCGCTGCTGGCCGACCCGTACCAGGATCCGGAGCGCGCCGCGGAACTCGCCGACTCGGTCTCGACGGCGACGCTGGTGCTGCTGGAACGGCTCAGCCCGCTGGAGCGGGCGGTGTTCGTGCTGCGCGAGGTGTTCGCGTTCGACTTCGCACAGATCGCCGCCGCGGTCGAGCGGTCCGAGGCGGCCTGCCGCCAGCTCGCGGTGCGGGCCCGCCGCCACGTGGACGCCGGGCGCCCCCGGTTCACCGCCGAGCCGGGGATGCGGGCGCGGCTCGCGACCGGGTTCGTCGACGCGTTGCGCAACGGCGACGTCGACGGTCTGCGTGCGCTGCTGGCTGCCGACGCCACGATGGTCACCGACGGCGGCGGCCGCGCGCCGCAACTGTCCCACCCGGCGGTCGGCGCGGACGGTACCGCGAAGCTGCTGGCATCGGTGTTCCCGGCGATGTTCCGGATCGGCGTCACGGCGGCACCGCGCGAGCTCAACGGCGAGGCCGGCGCGATCTTCTCGGACCGCGCGGGCCGGGTGCTCTGCACCATGACGCTCGACGTCCGGGAGGGCCGGGTACACGCGGTCCGGTTCCTCATCAATCCGGACAAGCTCGGGCACCTGGGGCCGGTGGCCGACGCGTGGGCACTCGACCGCGAGGTACGGCAGGAGCGCCGGGCCGGCCGGTGA
- a CDS encoding PadR family transcriptional regulator, translating into MSIGLTLLGLLEPGPRHGYDLKRAYDEHFGQDHPLHYGQVYATLSRLLKNGLVELTAVEPGAGPDRKRYAITDAGVTDLAAWLARPEQPEPYLQSTLYTKVVLALLSGRSAVDILDAQRTAHLALMRTLTRRKSGGDLADQLICDHALFHLEADLRWLELTAARLDALAQEVVR; encoded by the coding sequence ATGTCGATCGGACTGACGTTGCTGGGCCTGCTGGAGCCCGGCCCGCGGCACGGGTACGACCTGAAACGCGCCTACGACGAGCACTTCGGCCAGGACCACCCGCTGCACTACGGGCAGGTGTACGCGACGCTGTCCCGGCTGCTGAAGAACGGGCTGGTGGAACTCACGGCGGTCGAGCCGGGCGCCGGGCCGGACCGCAAGCGGTACGCCATCACCGACGCGGGCGTCACCGACCTCGCCGCCTGGCTCGCCCGGCCGGAACAGCCCGAGCCGTACCTGCAGAGCACGCTCTACACCAAGGTCGTCCTGGCGCTGCTGAGCGGCCGCTCCGCCGTCGACATCCTGGACGCCCAGCGCACCGCGCACCTCGCGCTGATGCGCACGCTCACCCGGCGCAAGTCCGGCGGCGACCTCGCCGACCAGCTGATCTGCGACCACGCGCTGTTCCACCTGGAGGCGGACCTGCGCTGGCTGGAACTGACCGCCGCCCGACTCGACGCACTCGCCCAGGAGGTCGTCCGATGA
- a CDS encoding HAD family acid phosphatase produces the protein MLKSARKRVLTAAVALGAALVVGVGGASMAGADQHGAGQATPKHDSSIENLGLVKNQIKAYYGDDGDHQPSTDSAYARDAKRVESQLKHWLMARSHEHGKKALVLDVDDTVLSNYHYEASHDFGYDPVTNAECVEAKCFPAVFGMPKLVTWASTHGYAIYYITGRPHDQQQATLDNLSEQGFPTPAGLFTKVKTAPYPKYLTCAPNCSTIEYKSLTRAHLESLGYTIVAAAGDQYSDLKGGHAQRTFKMPNPMYYLP, from the coding sequence ATGCTCAAGTCCGCCAGGAAGCGGGTACTGACCGCGGCGGTCGCGCTGGGTGCCGCGCTGGTCGTCGGCGTCGGCGGGGCCAGCATGGCCGGGGCCGACCAGCACGGCGCGGGTCAGGCCACGCCGAAGCACGACTCCTCGATCGAGAACCTCGGCCTGGTCAAGAACCAGATCAAGGCGTACTACGGCGACGACGGGGACCACCAGCCGTCGACCGACTCCGCGTACGCCCGGGACGCCAAGCGGGTCGAGTCGCAGCTCAAGCACTGGTTGATGGCCCGTTCGCACGAGCACGGCAAGAAGGCGCTGGTGCTCGACGTGGACGACACCGTGCTGTCGAACTACCACTACGAGGCGTCGCACGACTTCGGGTACGACCCGGTCACCAACGCCGAGTGCGTCGAGGCGAAGTGCTTCCCGGCGGTGTTCGGCATGCCGAAGCTGGTCACCTGGGCCAGCACCCACGGGTACGCGATCTACTACATCACCGGCCGCCCGCACGACCAGCAGCAGGCGACCCTGGACAACCTGTCCGAGCAGGGCTTCCCGACGCCGGCCGGGCTGTTCACCAAGGTCAAGACCGCGCCGTACCCGAAGTACCTGACCTGCGCACCGAACTGCTCGACGATCGAGTACAAGTCGCTGACCCGGGCGCACCTCGAATCGCTCGGCTACACGATCGTGGCCGCCGCCGGCGACCAGTACTCGGATCTGAAGGGCGGCCACGCGCAGCGCACCTTCAAGATGCCCAACCCGATGTACTACCTGCCGTAG